In Carcharodon carcharias isolate sCarCar2 chromosome 3, sCarCar2.pri, whole genome shotgun sequence, a single window of DNA contains:
- the tril gene encoding TLR4 interactor with leucine rich repeats, with amino-acid sequence MESLWMVWLPFLCLICSAKSFCPEQCDCHHQNLLCTNRGLRTVPEIQQNAADVLTYSLGGNFISNVSDFDFTHFTRLLRLDLQYNKIQHIHPKTFEKLSRLEELYLGNNIISCIPANVFNDLRRLRLLNMNNNSLKKLNQNIFSHLVNLIKLRLDGNSLEILQDAVFKHLGNLLYLRLESNKIHTISGNTFLNLRKLTYLNLARNNQTSIHDSAMFVHLRSLTTLILDENNIKYLGNRVFQMLQKLSRLSLSKNKISYIATEAFGGLSGLRELFINGNLLREIPNKLLNPLEKLEQLDLSQNHITSVHPQAFKQLMALKVLKLKSNRLTYLPGEIFVFSNSLYSLDLSDNNWTCNCQLKGLKRWMSLAHDQGRLLTIFVQCNSPPVLSGRYLDYLTDSEMQAAGRADLCHSHKAQSLSNFSKGALDDMALSMGQLDVQSDQERSPDPDKMQTEKYVHQQEIDHRRKPPSLPTMVSNLLPKNKHTILPPQPTREVTVSPSLGSVGEAPQSQTMARDTLEVFTPYTTLLVSSKSERYYLLKSKDKLVQKPLITDPCEFNKFYITNLTVDEVTSSTATIRWKVAHPGFRNAVHFRVLFDRFGQSVTFHRFIYVKDRLEWVTLRELREETPYIVCLESVISDHVCQVASRDHCLGVLTLPLKKGALDVQHFILILSAANAFLVFLGLTIWMSRVLRKLRRKRAPVNVRRMYSTRRPLRSMGSGVSAGDCGGFQSNRSRSVMYQLNEADLMDFQSDRLMDINLRREDIGQRYAD; translated from the coding sequence ATGGAAAGTTTATGGATGGTCTGGCTGCCGTTTCTTTGTTTGATCTGTTCTGCTAAATCTTTCTGTCCCGAGCAATGTGACTGCCACCATCAGAACCTCCTCTGCACAAATCGAGGTCTCCGCACTGTTCCGGAAATCCAGCAAAATGCTGCGGACGTCCTGACTTACAGCCTAGGGGGCAACTTTATCAGCAATGTCTCGGACTTCGACTTCACTCATTTTACCAGGCTGCTTCGGTTGGATTTACAGTACAATAAGATTCAGCATATTCACCCAAAAACTTTTGAGAAACTTTCGAGACTGGAGGAGCTGTACTTGGGTAATAACATAATCTCGTGcatacctgccaatgtttttaaTGATCTCCGGAGACTGAGGCTTTTAAATATGAATAACAATAGTCTGAAGAAGCTAAATCAAAATATCTTTTCACATCTAGTTAATTTAATTAAGTTGAGACTTGACGGGAACTCTTTGGAAATTTTGCAGGATGCAGTTTTTAAACATTTAGGAAACCTTCTTTACCTGCGGTTAGAGTCGAACAAGATCCATACCATCAGCGGGAATACTTTTCTGAATTTAAGGAAGCTTACCTATTTAAACCTCGCCAGGAATAACCAGACTTCCATACACGACAGTGCCATGTTTGTAcacctgagatcactgaccaCTTTGATCCTTGACGAAAATAATATCAAATATCTCGGAAATCGAGTTTTCCAAATGCTGCAGAAACTCTCCAGACTGTCTCTTAGCAAGAACAAAATCTCTTACATTGCCACTGAAGCCTTTGGAGGCCTGAGTGGACTGAGGGAGTTGTTTATCAATGGCAACCTACTGAGAGAAATCCCAAATAAACTGTTGAACCCTTTAGAGAAGTTGGAACAGTTAGATCTCAGTCAAAACCACATCACCAGTGTCCATCCACAGGCATTTAAACAGTTAATGGCTCTCAAGGTGCTAAAACTGAAAAGCAATCGCCTGACCTATTTACCTGGAGAAATCTTTGTGTTTAGCAACTCCTTATATAGCCTCGATTTGAGTGATAATAACTGGACGTGCAACTGCCAGCTCAAAGGCTTAAAGCGGTGGATGAGCTTGGCACATGATCAAGGAAGGCTGCTCACTATTTTTGTTCAGTGTAATAGCCCCCCTGTTTTGAGTGGAAGGTATCTTGATTACTTGACAGACTCAGAGATGCAAGCTGCAGGCAGAGCTGACCTCTGTCACTCCCATAAGGCACAGTCTTTGTCAAACTTTTCTAAAGGTGCTCTAGATGACATGGCATTGTCCATGGGCCAACTCGATGTTCAGTCCGATCAAGAGCGTTCCCCAGATCCAGACAAAATGCAGACTGAAAAATACGTGCACCAGCAAGAAATCGACCATCGGCGGAAGCCACCTTCTTTACCGACAATGGTTTCCAACCTACTGCCTAAAAATAAGCACACCATTCTACCACCTCAACCAACCAGAGAAGTTACAGTCAGTCCGAGCCTGGGAAGTGTTGGAGAAGCTCCACAATCACAGACCATGGCACGGGACACCTTGGAAGTCTTTACTCCTTACACTACTCTCCTGGTCTCATCCAAATCGGAGCGTTATTATCTCTTAAAATCTAAGGACAAGTTGGTGCAGAAGCCCCTGATAACGGACCCATGTGAGTTTAATAAGTTCTACATTACCAACCTAACAGTAGATGAGGTCACCTCATCAACTGCCACTATCAGATGGAAGGTagcacaccctggcttcagaaATGCTGTGCATTTTCGTGTGCTCTTTGACAGGTTTGGTCAATCAGTGACATTTCATCGCTTCATATATgtcaaggatagattggaatggGTTACTCTGAGAGAACTGCGGGAGGAGACTCCTTATATTGTGTGTCTGGAGAGTGTCATCTCTGACCATGTGTGCCAGGTGGCTTCGCGCGATCACTGCCTGGGGGTCCTCACCTTGCCTCTAAAGAAAGGTGCCCTTGATGTGCAGCattttattttgattttatctgcTGCCAATGCTTTCCTGGTTTTCCTAGGACTCACAATTTGGATGTCCAGAGTACTGAGAAAACTGCGAAGGAAAAGAGCCCCAGTTAATGTGCGACGGATGTACTCCACACGGCGTCCACTGCGCTCCATGGGCTCTGGGGTTTCAGCAGGAGACTGTGGAGGTTTCCAGTCCAACAGATCACGATCAGTCATGTATCAACTCAATGAGGCTGACCTGATGGACTTCCAGTCAGATCGGCTCATGGACATCAATTTAAGGAGGGAAGACATTGGGCAACGATATGCTGATTAG